The Sinomicrobium kalidii genome contains a region encoding:
- a CDS encoding alginate lyase family protein, producing the protein MIKLTMFRGILLFLGVSLFLGCGKDSAGNFEEDPEANDETREETEPEKITVDENKTFVHPGLLHTGEDLDRVKDRVDAGEEPWISGWNKLTANSHSSSGYTPAPVEKLIRGGNSREEPEPDNYSRAFNDAAAAYQNALRWKISGDVAHAETAINILNAWAATCKELSGDSNVALAAGIYGYEFANAAELMRDYEGWVQEDFEAFKQWMLDVFYPVSHAFLETHWGTCKSHYWANWDLANLANVMAIGVLCDRADLYKYGMDYLMEGEGNGNIHNAINFIHPKSANDDTDLGQLQESGRDQGHTLLCVGLLGIICQSAYNQGEDLYAYDDNRILKAAEYAAKYNFANLDVPFEEYTRNYKDPWSVCGGVEVHTEVNASGKGGKRPIWELLYHHYVVKEGIPARYTTMAAQVHRVEGGGGDYGPNSGGYDQLGFGTLLYSRE; encoded by the coding sequence ATGATAAAATTAACAATGTTCAGAGGGATACTGCTTTTTTTGGGAGTGTCCCTGTTTCTGGGATGTGGAAAAGATTCGGCCGGGAATTTTGAAGAAGACCCGGAAGCAAACGATGAAACACGGGAAGAAACCGAACCTGAAAAAATAACGGTCGATGAAAACAAGACCTTCGTACATCCGGGACTGTTACATACCGGCGAGGACCTTGACAGGGTCAAGGACAGGGTAGATGCGGGAGAAGAACCCTGGATCTCGGGTTGGAACAAATTAACGGCCAATAGCCATTCTTCTTCCGGCTATACGCCTGCCCCGGTTGAAAAACTGATAAGGGGCGGCAATTCTCGTGAAGAACCGGAGCCCGATAATTACTCCAGGGCGTTTAACGATGCGGCAGCAGCCTACCAGAATGCCTTGAGGTGGAAGATCAGCGGCGATGTCGCCCATGCCGAAACCGCTATTAACATATTGAATGCCTGGGCCGCTACCTGCAAGGAATTGAGTGGGGATTCGAATGTGGCACTGGCTGCCGGTATATACGGATACGAATTTGCCAATGCCGCAGAACTGATGAGAGATTACGAAGGATGGGTGCAGGAAGATTTTGAGGCGTTCAAACAATGGATGCTGGATGTCTTTTATCCGGTAAGCCATGCATTCCTGGAAACCCATTGGGGCACATGTAAATCGCATTACTGGGCGAACTGGGACCTGGCCAACCTTGCCAATGTCATGGCTATAGGCGTATTGTGCGACAGGGCAGATCTCTATAAATACGGCATGGATTACCTGATGGAAGGAGAAGGGAACGGGAATATCCATAACGCGATTAACTTTATCCATCCGAAGTCAGCCAACGACGATACAGATCTGGGACAGTTACAGGAGAGTGGCAGGGATCAGGGACATACACTCTTATGTGTCGGTTTATTAGGTATAATTTGCCAATCGGCCTACAATCAGGGCGAAGACCTGTATGCCTATGACGATAACCGGATACTGAAGGCGGCGGAATATGCCGCAAAATACAACTTTGCCAATCTCGATGTCCCGTTTGAAGAATATACCAGAAATTATAAAGACCCCTGGAGTGTTTGCGGGGGAGTTGAAGTCCATACCGAGGTGAATGCATCCGGGAAAGGAGGAAAGCGTCCCATCTGGGAACTCCTGTATCATCACTATGTGGTAAAGGAAGGAATTCCGGCCCGGTACACCACTATGGCGGCACAGGTACACCGCGTTGAAGGTGGTGGCGGTGATTACGGCCCCAATAGCGGAGGTTATGACCAGCTCGGGTTCGGTACTTTGCTTTACAGCCGGGAATGA
- a CDS encoding LamG-like jellyroll fold domain-containing protein: MKKTTTILKIALLLFFAGLFSGGITAQEFVHPGGLHTLEDLNRMRDKVAAGESPWIESWNALKADWKSSATYGISGGVLENANQRQNMNRDAQAAYLNAIRWYVSGDVAHAEKAISIYNAYANTVNQVPSGGNTDILGLGGIGFTAMAIGAEIMRLYEGWDPEDFEKFKFMMKEYFYPVTHDFLTNHRGACPTHYWANWDLNNISAQIAIGILVDDRDIFNEGVKYFKNGIGSGNIHNAIPFVQGNFGQWQESGRDQSHGMLGIGLMANICQLAWNQGEDLYGYDDNRFLKGAEYVARTGALSLPAPFFEEYNSCSNRRHRWVAGNALGRYFDQPVWEAVYNHYVVKQGLEAPHVRAMAQIMRFTGSTNDQLGHGGLTYTLDANQSPLTFAAPPGQLQGLIANEGIGRVQLRWNAPESMNARGYIVKRSTTPGGPYEEISRGGSTNPVYTDTNVDNGTTYYYVVSAHNKKGDGPDSEEIAATPVEGIEIMPEGWTRTDIGELQIEGEAIYAEVNTGHTFITKGAGIVGGTSDALGFTYGIASGDVTLSARVNDFGGVQKTGIMIRESLDPDARTVLMKIGDIGWRLAGMGVRSETGGNMEWIGGNRYTWRPEIWFKISRSGNTFTVYESNNKEEWFEVGSRTIEMAEHVYVGLFNSSGNTSSRNTTRYDHVSVTGFDGSVPEAPANLTASAGNTRVTLDWDEATNASGYTLKRSTVSGGPYEEVATNLNETGYTDSDLDNDTTYYYVVTAANFAGQGASSEEVSATPQLAIPPEPINVRATSISVQQVDLTWEESLTAETYKVRRATTGGGPYTIVDSLTATSYSDLSVTEGSTYYYVITAINEKGESANSEEVRAAPGKIAYLAFDETEGSIAADTWTDTDGTLMGGATWTEGIVNNGILLNGSGDSHVELPAGLMTGVNDFTVSTWVKLDENPTWGRIFDFGSGTDKYMFLSPGSSSNTVRYSIRNDNIDQQINSSPALSVGDWHHVAVTQSGDVGILYIDGEEVGRNENMTLSPADLGNTAQNWIGKSQWPDPLLKGTVDEFKIYSKALDASEIASVYQELAPPDSPKDLGIDIAENMVSLSWSASETATSYNIKRASTREGPYNTIAEVTTTSYEESYTEGDTYFYVVSAVNSNGESVNSTRVSTNLHKYIYLKFDEAEGNIASDSWSGLDGTLESGAGWGEGTANNAVQLDGTNGSYATLPEGIMTEINDFTICTWVRLDEVATWARIFDFGTENENSMFLTPETSTSGEGIRFAIKTRSGYPKLSYNHTWEPGTWTHIALTLSGNTATMYLNGEQVASGTDFTKRPSDLGTTTNNYLGKGQNAVDPHLKGAMDEFKIFNRALSATEILDAMKLPPYVLAKDITVALDEEGQAVITPEQVDDGSESYRGDLGLSLDITTFDCSHIQTPVKVTLTGADDMGYSGTSTATVTVLDSLKPSVVAPAEQFYCYDDTETYSVPELIATDNCGIDEVKYTVSGSTAREGTGVDASGNFNVGASTITWTATDVQGNQSVDSTVVVVNPPLTVAIADAYAVDQTSAVAPNTIYPGYGPAEILTIRANASGGEGAYTYSWDTGQNTEAINVSAEGTYSVTVTDAKGCSATTQISIAEVNVGCGKWGRKVEVCFHDSKLCVESLAVAYLLDYGGHLGTCSAETAVNAMPTEEDHFIIYPNPAHDFIVITAKEAPETNATVQIFNSTGQLVKAKEFSGKKEQILDVKGLPKGIYVIKIKDEHSVTTRKIIRN, encoded by the coding sequence ATGAAAAAAACTACTACTATTTTAAAGATCGCATTACTGCTCTTTTTCGCGGGGCTGTTTTCCGGCGGGATCACGGCACAGGAATTTGTGCATCCCGGAGGCCTCCATACCCTGGAAGACCTCAATCGTATGAGAGACAAAGTAGCTGCCGGGGAAAGCCCGTGGATAGAAAGCTGGAATGCGCTGAAGGCCGATTGGAAATCGAGTGCCACTTATGGTATATCCGGCGGTGTCCTGGAAAATGCCAACCAGCGACAGAACATGAACAGGGATGCACAGGCGGCTTACCTGAACGCTATCCGCTGGTACGTCTCCGGGGATGTAGCCCACGCCGAAAAGGCTATAAGCATATATAATGCCTACGCCAATACTGTAAACCAGGTCCCTTCGGGAGGAAATACAGATATCCTGGGACTGGGAGGTATAGGTTTTACGGCGATGGCCATAGGTGCGGAGATCATGAGGCTTTATGAGGGCTGGGATCCTGAAGATTTTGAGAAGTTCAAGTTCATGATGAAGGAGTATTTCTATCCCGTAACCCATGACTTCCTGACCAACCATCGCGGTGCATGCCCTACACATTATTGGGCAAACTGGGACCTGAACAATATTTCCGCACAGATTGCCATAGGTATTCTCGTGGATGACAGGGATATTTTTAATGAGGGCGTGAAGTATTTTAAAAACGGGATCGGAAGCGGAAATATTCACAATGCCATTCCCTTTGTCCAGGGAAACTTCGGGCAATGGCAGGAATCCGGCAGGGACCAGTCCCATGGCATGCTTGGCATCGGATTGATGGCCAATATCTGTCAACTGGCCTGGAACCAGGGCGAGGACTTATATGGTTACGATGATAACAGGTTTCTAAAAGGTGCGGAATATGTGGCCCGTACCGGTGCACTTTCACTCCCGGCGCCGTTTTTTGAAGAATATAACAGTTGCTCCAATCGCAGGCATCGCTGGGTAGCCGGCAATGCCCTGGGAAGATATTTTGACCAGCCTGTCTGGGAGGCGGTTTATAACCATTATGTAGTAAAACAGGGACTGGAGGCGCCCCATGTCAGGGCCATGGCGCAAATTATGAGGTTTACGGGCAGTACAAACGACCAATTGGGGCATGGCGGGCTCACTTATACTTTGGATGCTAATCAATCACCGCTCACCTTTGCGGCACCTCCCGGACAATTACAGGGATTAATCGCAAATGAAGGGATAGGAAGGGTACAATTGCGCTGGAATGCACCCGAAAGCATGAATGCCAGAGGCTATATTGTCAAGCGTTCCACAACCCCTGGCGGACCTTACGAAGAAATATCAAGAGGAGGGAGTACTAACCCGGTATATACCGATACCAACGTAGACAATGGCACCACCTATTATTATGTGGTATCTGCTCATAATAAGAAAGGGGACGGACCGGACTCAGAAGAAATAGCCGCTACACCTGTGGAAGGGATAGAAATAATGCCGGAGGGGTGGACCCGCACAGACATTGGGGAGCTACAAATTGAAGGAGAGGCCATTTATGCTGAGGTTAATACAGGCCATACTTTTATAACCAAGGGAGCAGGAATCGTTGGGGGCACCTCCGACGCCTTAGGCTTCACCTACGGAATTGCTTCGGGGGACGTAACACTTAGTGCGAGGGTGAATGATTTTGGAGGGGTACAAAAAACGGGGATTATGATCCGGGAATCCCTGGATCCCGATGCCAGGACGGTACTGATGAAAATAGGAGATATAGGATGGCGCCTTGCCGGAATGGGTGTGCGCTCCGAGACGGGTGGGAATATGGAATGGATAGGGGGTAACCGCTATACATGGAGACCTGAAATCTGGTTTAAGATTTCCCGATCGGGGAACACTTTTACGGTATACGAATCCAATAACAAAGAAGAATGGTTTGAAGTAGGCAGCCGAACCATAGAAATGGCTGAGCATGTATATGTGGGGCTTTTCAACAGTTCCGGAAATACCTCTTCCCGGAATACTACCCGGTATGACCACGTTTCTGTCACAGGATTCGATGGTAGTGTGCCAGAGGCGCCTGCCAACCTTACGGCTTCGGCAGGCAACACCCGGGTCACCCTGGATTGGGATGAAGCAACTAATGCTTCCGGCTATACCTTAAAACGTTCTACGGTAAGCGGAGGGCCTTATGAAGAGGTGGCTACAAACCTTAATGAAACCGGGTATACAGATTCAGACCTCGATAATGACACCACGTATTATTATGTGGTCACAGCAGCAAACTTTGCGGGCCAAGGTGCCAGTTCCGAAGAAGTAAGTGCAACCCCGCAATTAGCAATACCTCCCGAACCCATTAATGTAAGGGCCACTTCCATATCCGTACAACAGGTCGATCTTACCTGGGAAGAAAGCCTTACGGCTGAAACCTATAAGGTCAGGAGAGCAACAACCGGCGGAGGGCCATATACTATTGTTGACAGTCTCACCGCCACTTCTTACAGTGATCTCAGCGTTACCGAAGGGAGCACCTACTATTATGTGATTACCGCAATTAATGAAAAAGGAGAATCGGCTAATTCCGAAGAAGTGCGTGCCGCTCCCGGAAAAATCGCCTATCTGGCTTTCGATGAGACCGAAGGCAGTATTGCGGCCGATACCTGGACCGATACGGACGGCACGCTCATGGGCGGGGCGACCTGGACCGAAGGTATTGTAAACAACGGGATTTTACTCAATGGCTCCGGTGATTCTCATGTTGAATTACCCGCCGGTCTTATGACCGGGGTGAACGATTTTACCGTCAGTACCTGGGTGAAACTGGATGAAAACCCCACCTGGGGCCGTATCTTCGATTTTGGCTCGGGAACAGACAAGTATATGTTTTTAAGCCCGGGAAGTAGCAGCAACACGGTGCGCTATTCCATCAGGAACGACAACATCGATCAGCAGATCAACAGTTCCCCGGCACTTTCTGTAGGGGACTGGCATCACGTGGCAGTGACCCAATCGGGCGACGTAGGGATCCTTTATATTGACGGGGAAGAAGTCGGCCGTAACGAGAATATGACCCTCAGTCCGGCAGATCTCGGGAACACTGCCCAAAACTGGATCGGGAAATCCCAGTGGCCGGACCCGCTTTTAAAGGGTACCGTAGATGAATTCAAGATATACAGCAAAGCCCTGGACGCTTCGGAAATAGCATCCGTTTATCAGGAATTGGCACCGCCGGATTCACCGAAAGACCTGGGCATTGACATTGCGGAAAATATGGTCTCATTAAGCTGGTCCGCGAGTGAAACAGCTACTTCCTACAACATTAAAAGGGCATCGACACGGGAAGGGCCATACAATACCATCGCAGAAGTTACTACAACTTCTTACGAAGAAAGTTATACGGAAGGGGACACTTATTTTTATGTGGTTTCCGCCGTCAATTCAAATGGCGAATCGGTCAATTCAACCCGGGTAAGTACAAATCTTCACAAATATATATACCTGAAATTCGATGAGGCCGAAGGCAATATCGCCTCCGATTCCTGGTCGGGCCTGGACGGTACGCTGGAAAGTGGTGCAGGCTGGGGCGAAGGTACGGCAAACAATGCCGTTCAACTTGACGGTACAAACGGATCATACGCAACCCTTCCCGAAGGGATTATGACGGAGATAAATGACTTCACCATCTGTACCTGGGTTCGTTTGGACGAAGTGGCAACATGGGCCCGTATTTTTGACTTTGGTACCGAGAACGAGAACTCCATGTTCCTGACCCCGGAGACATCGACTTCCGGCGAAGGGATCCGGTTTGCTATTAAGACCCGGAGTGGATATCCAAAGTTATCCTATAACCATACCTGGGAACCAGGTACCTGGACGCATATAGCGTTGACCCTGAGCGGGAATACCGCAACAATGTACCTCAACGGGGAGCAGGTAGCTTCCGGTACCGATTTCACCAAACGGCCTTCAGACCTGGGCACCACCACCAATAATTACCTGGGAAAAGGGCAGAATGCGGTGGACCCGCATCTGAAAGGCGCTATGGATGAATTCAAGATATTCAACAGGGCCTTGTCTGCTACCGAGATCCTGGATGCAATGAAACTGCCGCCCTATGTTCTGGCGAAGGATATAACCGTTGCGCTGGATGAAGAAGGCCAGGCAGTGATTACCCCGGAACAGGTTGACGACGGTTCGGAAAGCTACCGGGGTGATCTCGGGCTGTCATTGGACATAACAACTTTTGACTGTTCTCATATACAAACTCCGGTGAAAGTCACCCTGACAGGTGCGGATGATATGGGATATAGCGGCACATCAACGGCAACGGTTACCGTACTGGATAGCCTGAAACCCTCCGTTGTTGCACCGGCCGAACAGTTTTATTGCTACGATGATACCGAAACCTATTCGGTCCCCGAATTGATCGCGACGGATAACTGTGGAATTGATGAAGTTAAATACACCGTTAGCGGAAGTACGGCCAGAGAAGGAACAGGTGTTGATGCCAGCGGTAACTTTAATGTTGGTGCGTCGACGATCACCTGGACGGCCACAGATGTTCAGGGCAATCAAAGTGTCGATTCTACTGTTGTAGTGGTAAACCCTCCCTTAACGGTAGCGATAGCCGATGCCTATGCTGTTGATCAGACGTCCGCAGTAGCGCCCAATACCATCTACCCGGGTTATGGCCCTGCAGAAATACTTACCATCCGGGCAAATGCCTCCGGAGGTGAAGGGGCATATACATATTCCTGGGATACGGGACAAAATACCGAAGCCATAAATGTAAGTGCCGAAGGAACCTATTCGGTAACAGTTACCGATGCAAAAGGATGCAGTGCTACAACGCAGATCAGTATCGCGGAAGTCAATGTCGGTTGCGGGAAATGGGGGCGTAAAGTCGAGGTCTGTTTCCACGACAGCAAATTGTGTGTTGAGTCACTGGCGGTAGCTTATTTATTGGATTATGGTGGGCACCTGGGGACCTGCAGTGCAGAAACTGCTGTGAATGCAATGCCAACGGAAGAAGATCACTTTATCATCTATCCCAACCCTGCACATGATTTTATTGTCATTACGGCAAAAGAGGCGCCGGAAACCAATGCTACCGTACAGATTTTTAACAGTACGGGGCAATTGGTAAAAGCAAAGGAATTTAGCGGTAAAAAAGAACAAATTCTGGATGTAAAAGGACTGCCAAAGGGAATCTATGTCATAAAAATAAAGGATGAACACAGCGTCACCACAAGAAAAATAATCAGGAATTAG
- a CDS encoding glycoside hydrolase family 88 protein, with protein MKKLEVYFLLMLITGMVGCGKKQENNKFNIDKNLDYCVTQASQTLKHIPEDSVMPRNITGKADGHWKFVPYNDWTSGFWPGTLWYLYEYTGEEKWKEEADRFSRYLTPLSVRSATDHDLGFQVFCSFGNGYRLTENSDYRKTILKTADTLATLYNPKVGTILSWPGMVDKMGWPHNTIIDNMMNLEMLFWASKNGGKDSLYDIAVKHAETTMKNHFRKDHSVYHVVVYDTITGKKVKGVTHQGYADNSLWARGQAWAIYGYTMTYRETGADKFLDFAQKVADVYLDRLPGDMIPFWDFDAPHIPDEPKDASAAAITASALLELSGYIKDPVKAAVYRESAEKMLGELSSPEYRSNDRNTAFLLHSTGHYPNGSEVDASIIYADYYYLEALVRLKKLREGKPVADPALVSNR; from the coding sequence ATGAAAAAATTAGAGGTATACTTTCTGTTGATGCTTATCACGGGAATGGTGGGATGTGGAAAAAAACAGGAAAACAACAAATTCAATATTGATAAAAATCTCGATTATTGTGTAACGCAGGCTTCGCAGACATTAAAGCATATACCGGAAGATTCGGTAATGCCGAGGAACATAACAGGCAAGGCTGACGGGCATTGGAAATTTGTCCCTTATAATGATTGGACCAGTGGCTTTTGGCCCGGTACTTTGTGGTATTTGTATGAGTATACGGGAGAAGAAAAATGGAAAGAAGAGGCAGACCGGTTCAGCCGGTACCTGACCCCGCTTTCGGTGCGCTCCGCTACCGATCACGATCTTGGATTTCAGGTGTTTTGCAGCTTCGGGAATGGCTATCGCCTGACAGAAAACAGCGATTACAGGAAAACCATTCTGAAAACTGCCGATACACTGGCCACACTCTATAACCCGAAAGTAGGTACAATCCTTTCCTGGCCGGGAATGGTTGACAAAATGGGGTGGCCGCACAATACGATAATCGATAATATGATGAACCTCGAAATGTTGTTCTGGGCAAGTAAGAACGGCGGGAAGGATTCACTGTACGATATAGCTGTAAAACATGCCGAAACGACCATGAAAAATCATTTCAGGAAAGACCATTCGGTTTACCATGTTGTCGTTTACGATACGATAACAGGTAAAAAGGTAAAGGGAGTGACACATCAGGGGTATGCCGACAATTCCCTGTGGGCCAGGGGACAGGCCTGGGCGATCTACGGATATACCATGACATACCGCGAGACCGGTGCCGATAAATTCCTGGACTTTGCCCAAAAAGTTGCCGATGTATACCTGGACAGGTTGCCCGGGGATATGATACCGTTCTGGGATTTTGATGCCCCCCATATTCCGGATGAGCCGAAAGATGCCTCCGCCGCTGCAATTACAGCTTCCGCTTTGCTGGAGCTCTCGGGGTACATTAAAGATCCCGTAAAGGCGGCCGTTTACAGGGAATCGGCAGAAAAAATGCTCGGAGAACTGAGCTCGCCGGAATACCGGAGTAATGACAGGAACACGGCCTTTTTATTGCATTCCACAGGACATTATCCGAACGGCAGTGAAGTGGATGCTTCCATTATTTATGCGGATTATTATTATCTTGAAGCATTAGTGCGGTTAAAAAAATTGAGGGAAGGTAAACCTGTCGCTGATCCGGCGCTTGTATCGAATAGGTAG